The segment GTGACAATGTTCACGGCACTTCATCAATCAGGGGTGCAACAAAGTCTGACTCATTGATCCATAATCTATAatcacatgtgcatgtgtgctggtCAGTAGCAGCTGAAGGTGCTGCCGTTGAAGACCAGCGTGGATCAGGACTGCATCCTGAGTCTGTCCGCTCGCTGTCTGCTGCTGACATGGAGAGACAACGAGAAGCTGCTGGTGCGGATTCCCACACACGAGATCGCTGCTGCCTCCTACCTGAGAGACGACGCACTGCACCTGCTGGTCCTcaagacaggtgaggaggacacACCTGACGACAAGACGGTGTCATTTCCTAGAGGACAACAGTTTTGAATGATGCCTCCACCTCTCAGTTGACCATTTTCTTTACAATCGGACTTAATTTTAGAATCAGAGGAGTTGCCCCTTGGCCAATAGAAATAATGCGACTGTATTAGAGTTAAAACGTATAAAATTAAGCTAAATTAGATTTCAGAGCAGTAGATACGGAAATGCGTGTAGTAATGTGTTGGCACACCAATTAACTACTGCAATGTTGAACATTAAACTGTTAAGCAGTATTGCATAGATATTGATATAACATTTATGTATATGGCACatggggttttctttttttctttgcagtgtAACTGGTTCAAAAAACACAGTTTAATCCATTCCTTCATATTTTCTCTTGGACTTCTGTTCAAATAATTGAACAGATGATCGATGTGTTTTactcatttcctttttgtttatttgtttttagtttagtttagttgcTTGAGTGGAATGTGGGAGTATGGATCATCTCTTCTTGtatgagaaagagagggtgcACATGTTTAAACCTCATCCCACAGGTCTGAACGTGGATACAGTGGTTGCTGGGGAGGACAGCTTGGACAGGAAGAAGCCAACAACAGGCGTGGATGGCCGACGTCAAACCATGAGCTGCAACGCCGACCCTCGGCCTGCAGGGGGCACGATGGAGCGACGGCACACCATCTGTGGGGTCGACTGGAGGCAGTCGCTGTCCAGGAGTAACCACGACAAAAAACCAAAATGTGGAGCgaggtgggggagagagaggaggagggggagggggaggaggaggaggaggaggtgggggggagaaaggaggaggaagtttAGAGAGGAAAAGAGTCGGGGGGAGCTGGGAGAGAAGGCAGCAAACACGCAAAACTGGAGGAAGCTGGGAGAACCGCAGAGCGAGACCGACGAGCGGGagctggggggtgggggtaggcagcgggggtggggggagctgggagaggaggggtggaggaagtggtgggggggggagctgggagcggaggggtggaggaagtgggggtggggggagctgGGAGCGGCGTCAAGCCTGCACTGGAAGCTGGGAACGGGGGAAGAGCTACGGCAGCTGGGAGAGGAGGAACCACAATCCACTGGAGCCGACGCCCTGCCCCGACGCCTACTGCAACCTGGTCCTCCTGGCTGTGGAGAACCGAGTGGGTCACCTGGTCACACTCCATCGCCTTAATTCATTCAGGATGTTTACTACAGGCAAACTTGTGTGGTCCATGACCTCAAAGCACAGCATATTTTAATTTGCAGGAGGATGGAGAAGGGACAAGGATCTACAATGTTTCCTAATCAGTAATTTAAGGAATAGCACAAGATATTTGCAAATATGCTCATTCACACGAGAACATCTATACCACGctcttatttgtttgtgttactgCATTTAGCGCATTTGAGCATAAATACTGAAATCAGGGGGGAAAAAGCCAGCCTGACTGTcgaaaaactgtattttttatttcctgcttGTACACAGATTAAAGAAACAATTAATTAGTGAACTTTAGTGGTGCCTTAGGGTATATATACACTTCCTCCACCCCATTATTTTGTTGTGCAGTGCACTCAATCAGAattagaaagacaaagacatttCAGAGAAGGTCACAGATATTGATTTGATAACCAATTCTGTGTGATGATAGCCTCTtcgtttgtttatgtgtgtcatGTGCAGGATGCTGCAGAGGAATACTGCTCTCTGATCTGTCAGATGTTCCAGATCATTTACGGCCATCAGACCATCGAGTGTGTCGACAGATCAGGCTTTCACCACTCCGTGCCCGACCGCTACTGGCTGGAGAGGAGTGAGTGACACGTGGGCTTCCTGTTTCAAAAGTAGAGCAGAGTCGGACACACATACTCATACTACCTATTTATGGTTAGTATCCTCCTGACCTGCAACTACACAGGTCAGAAGGTCAGGAGACACCAGGAGACACCACTGTCGTGTTTCTCATCATCGCCACTTGTCAATGctccagaaaaaaacacaatcacaacTTTGAAATGAAGTAGTCCACAAAGGAAAAAGTAAACACGTTGAGCTCCATTAGCCAAAGGCTAAGGAAAAGCTGCAGTACATCATCAGTATGTCGTATATTTAGTTTTAATGAATACTGCAGCCTCTACGTGGATGTGTCCGTGTTCGAAATTGTACTAATGTATCGTACATACTCAATTAGTATGTGCTGCATACTTCCTTTTTTTGGGATAAACTGACCACATATTAGGAATCTACACAGTTACTTTCTCATCtgaaaactttaaaaaactTAATAAAGTGACATATTAACAGCTTTAAGCCTGGCTCAAAATCTCACATGGCTGACAGTCTCCAGGAACCCAgatgcagtgcattgtggggcaGTCAGTAAGTTCACGTCTCATACTCTTGCTAATGAAGCATACATTCGGCATTTTCTGCATACACATATTACAAATACTGCAGTCTGAATGCATTACTTTCTCATTTTGATGTCACATTTAGTATGAATAGTATGGTATGCAATTTCGAAACACAGTCAGCTGTAGGTCTCATATTTCAAGATGTGTAAATAGTAACATTTACACCGTCTCTTTGCAGGTGACAGCTGTCTCACTGACATGTCCTACGGTTATGACCCAGAGTTTAGCTGCTGCAGCTCATAGTGAGTAAGATTCTGTCCTAATTAATTCTGTAACTTTTAAGGTCTCCAAATAAAATCATTGTGTTATCAATCCACAAAATATCCTCAATAGTTAGACTGTCTGAAAATATAGCCTTGACAATCTTTACCACACATATTACCACCCGCTCTACTGTAGTTATGGGTTTGGTTGTAATTACCAGACACagaatgcattttaaataaagcagaTGGTCTATTTGCAATTAGTTTTATTATGAATGTATGTGTAACTTAACAATAAAAGCGGTATGATTGATCATTTAGAGACAGTGACTTCTATAAAAAGCAAATATGGAGAAAAGTTAAATAGTTTCCTGAAAGAATGTTTTTAGACCACTTTAGTGAGCACAGTAAATTTCAAAATATTTGACATTTGATCATAATGATGTCCTGACTATGGTCTGATAATATAGTTTGTCACTCGCTCTCTCAGTGATGGTTCCCAGGATGCGTTTGAGCTCTACTACAGTGAAACGTACAGTGAGAGTTCATCTCTCTCGCTGCAGGATTCCCATCGCAGTCTTGCTTCAGCCAGTGAGGGAGGAGACAGTAACCCAGCCCTGCTGCTGATGCAGGAGTACATGATTactgtgagtatgtgtgtgtgttggtttccTAGCTCAGTGAGGAgcaggatcggcggttcaatccccggctccgctagcccatgttgatgtgtccttgggcaaggcacttaaccccaaattacTAATGTGGGTATATggtagttactcctgatgggcaacAAGTGGCTTTCTTTGTGTGCACGTGTAGCTGCGTAACAAGCTGAGTCCGGTGGAGTTGCAGCACTTTGCGGTGTTGCTGAGGGAATACAGACTGGCATCAAACATCGACCACTTCTGCTCTGCGCTGCTGCAACTGTATGGAGACAACCGCAAGTTCCTGCTGatgggtgagagagagcgagagagagagagagagagagagagagagagagagatgcggGTCTGAAGTGTAAAGCCCATGCCTTAAAGTTGCATTTTGTTCTAATGGCCagtagggggcgactcctctggttgaaaaAAGAAGTCCAATTGTATGGAAGTCAATGAGAAAAGGACCATACTTCTCACTTTAATTCAGTACACATTGTGAACAtaagttcatggtctcaatcacaagttagttttttttttaaatttaagtttaaaaatCAGCATAAacttcattttgtaaattatggtcccatatAAAgcaaaatagaccataaagaagTGTATGCTTTAGAGTGTGGCTAACTTGTGATCTGGTCTGGGCATGTTTGTCTTTGCACTTTGACccttttacagtgtgttttaaGTTCAAGATCTGCATTTCATGTACTATTGACAGGATAGTGACAACAACATTGACAAAACTCTCATTGAAACTTCATAAAACTCTCAAGCAAAGGGGATTGTTTTATAGTTTTATCTGATTATGATTGATTGTACTAACTACAGATAACCCAAgtttgaacctttttttaaattcttacCAAACACATAAGTGTACTACTAAAATATCAATTAAGTAGAAATCTGACTAGAAGACTGTCTTAACTTTGAACTCTCAGGTAAAATAATGtcataataaaagtaatgtTGTAATGCTTTCAGGTTCCATCCATATTTTGATAAAAGTAAGGCCTTACCCATTTGTTGCTTTCTCAAAGTGATAGAGAGGACATAACCCAAACACTAGTCATTCTTATCCATAAAAAGCAGTCTCGTTATCTTTGTTTCCCAGGCATGCGTCCTTTCATCCCAGACAAGGACGTTGGGGTGTTTGAGAGTTTTCTGGAGAGTATCGGGATCCGTGAGGGTGGTATTTTAACTGACAGCTTCGGACGCATCAAACGCAGCATGAGCAACACATCAGCTACGGCCATGAGAGGGTATGTAGGTCAGGAGGTGTGGCTGTGATGTGTGATGGTCTCAAGGCTCTCAAGGTGGTTTCTAAATGCCATACTGCTGTCTCACATTCCATCATCTTATTGACATGGTGCATTTTGTTGAGCACcaatatatgaatattaatccCTATAAGAGATGATGATTCACATTTTGGGGGAAAGTATGTTAAATAAGGTTATTGTTAAGTTAGGGTATCTTTGGTCAGGTTGTATCTTACTTTGATGCAAGACCACTCCAGTTTGAGTCTACATGGTCGACTTTTagtaaacacaaaacatacattttatttatttttgcaaaagcaAGTTCATTCTAAACTGAAGACTTGAGTAAGCAGGAAGTCCAAGAGATGCGTTAACATTTACATAATCTGTTCCCCCTCCCCCAGCAGGTATGATAACTGCTCTCTGGCCTCAGGATCTCAGGAATTCAACCGACGCATTACTGACATCACCCACGACATCCAGGCGCTTGGCttccaggacacacatggagacATTGAGGAGGAAGACTACTACCTCTGATGCAGGGATGAAGGAAAATAGAGAGCGATTGATTCCTTGTAGAATTCAGTTTCAACTTTGAGTCTGCCAAGGTGCCTCTGAGCAAGAGCAGCGTGTCCACAGTTAGTTTTCTCTCCATTACTGGGCATTTTCATAAAGCACAGTATAGTTTTGTCGTTGAAGCTTCACAATGCAACGGTCATGATAAGAGTCGACTGGCATCAGCCAAAATGTATAACTATAAAAGatatgaatagaaaaaaaaactatttacacTGTTTAATTGGTAGTGAAGGTTCAACAGTAAGGCCTTTAATTTCTGACCTTTAACAAATGTGtaaacagaatttaaaaaaaattaaatctaaatttatttaaaacatgtatacatCATGTAGAAGAGCTCCTAAATCCATTTTTAATCGAGTCTGTCACAAATCTAAATAATTTATGACGCTCCTTTCCAGTATTATGGTATTTTCTGTAGGGGCTGTAATACCTAACAGTGACCACATGGGGGCAACTGAGGTTGAAAGAGCTGATTTCAAATCCCGCTGCTGAGCTAAAGGCTCAGTTATTAGTCAGAAATTATAGTTCAGTAAAAAATAAtacagagagatagacagacagttagaTATCTCAGTGATGGTGCAGggtcgtctttcaatcaggatcggcggtttgatccccggctctgctagtccatgtgtccttgggacaACGAATTGGGCACGTAGCTGTGCCCAATtcgttagtcctgatgggcaccTTTCATGCTCCCCCTgccattagtgtatgaatgggtgggAATTGGggaatgatgacatgtaatgttaaagtgctatgagtggttggaagaccagagagagacagaccgaGTTACCACATTGTTGGTAAATGCTACAGCTTTGATATAAAAATCTAAAAGAGAGTAGAAGCTGAGATTACttttatgaatgtgttttgtttatggTAATATGTTGTGATGAGaaccccctcccacctccctctctctcccaagCATACAGTCTATGCTCCCAACGCTGCATTGACCTGTTATCCAGGCAGCAGCATCATGACCTTCCCATAGTGCACTGCTTCTCTGTGCCCCCCGGTCCTCTCCTCTGCCAGCCCCACTGAACATCAGAGCGGGAGAGTGAGTACACCCATGGGCTTCACCCGGGTCttgttctcctccctctcatgATGTAATAAACCCACGCTGTGTGcatttactttttaattcatttataatgaacaaaataactttatttaacaGCAGCAGTGATACACATTACTGTTAATGTAACAGGATTGATGCAACACGGGCAGGCGTTCCAAAGAAATTAAGTGAggcagacaaaaacacagttatTTAAATAGGATTCATGCATGGAGAGAACTGGGTGTGATAAGAAAAGCGatagagggaggtagagagagaggaccaTAAAGAATCATATAACACTGTTCTTCTCTGTTGGAGAAAATTGAGCTTACTGAAGCCAATATTGTAGCTACATATTGTATAGATcttaaggtcaaaggtcatcagAGTTCATCTCAGTCAAAATGATACCTTTGTGTGCGTGGTCGCGCGTGTTTGCAAGCACATTGTATTTTATCCTCATCATCGGATTACAGCTCATCATGTGTTTACTATCATATCATCATCTCCCCCATACACAGAATCCCTTCCTTATTGCATCATCAACGGATATACTGTTTACTATCAGTCCTGGtgaaatactcttttttttttgctctgctACAACATAATATTCTATGAAACCcatacatatttttatggtTTGCATATGTGAATTTAGTTGGGAGAGCCgaagaggatgctgttgcagtagtcaaatctggaggttatgagggcGTGGATGAgaatttcagtggtggcagaggacagggagggccggAGGCGGGCAATGTTCCTGAGATGAAAGAAGGCAATTTtggtgatgtgagagggtggggTCAAGGATGATACCAAGGTTGCAGatctgggtggagggggtgacgaTAGATCCATCAATATCGAGAGAGATGGTCTGGGCTGAGCGGGTAAGGGAGTTGGGGACgatgatgagtatttcagatttattgcagttgagtttcagaaagttctgttgcatccataattttatatcagtgagacaggtagtgagagtgtagtgggtgactgaggtgatggtcttggaggagaagtaAAGTTTAAAATGACCTTACAAACCGttcacatacatgtacatgaaTATAAAACTATGATTGAGCATAAAGCCGTCATGCCTTAAATTACTAGTAGCCATTAAGTAGGCATTACCATGACTCCCCTGACTAGTTAGCATCTAAGCTAATTTTAACATAGCTGTTAATGGAGAAATGCTAATTAGCGTCTATTGCTCCAACACAAAGGTTATATTAAAACAGTAAACAAacttattacaaaatatattgtaGTAGATATTTACATGCTGTACATACAGCAATACTTACAGACTTAGACCTTCAGTAaaagtgaagagagagagataccggGTATTAAGCTTGAGGACTCGGACCACGGCAGTATGAAAACGTCCGCCTCTCGTGGCTCAGTGTGagaggaatagttcaacatctTGGCAAATAGAGATGAGAGTGAAGAGTTGCCGTTTTAGTTCTGAGCAGTAGTGAGATCAGCTTAATGTTagaattactttatatactggTTGGTGGCTTAATCTCGAATAATACATCATGATGTATtgttgattattattttgtaaaatgaatgaattaaaatgtgtttctccgACCGCTCCTTACAAACTGATTACTCTCATTCGGACTAATGTCCATTTCCCTCTGATACATAAATTAGCCTGCAGTAATGTTATCACCCTTTAAACTCTTTTGATTTTTGATTACCATATGATGACAGAAAACTTCTAATCCCGTTAGTATTGTTTTACTGCCAGCATAATTACAGAAAACAACTTTGACATATGTTATTATATCACTAAATGAAAATATAGCTATAGACAGATACGATTACGCTGATTCTTATTATGTGCTTTTTATACGGATGTCCAACATTTTACGGTGGAAATTTGGAGAATAATCCAGCTGGAGAAAACCCCGACTTTATCAAGTttgagacggagagaaagaggcgTACTGTGGTGGCGCGACTCACAAACATTCTGGAAGAGGGAGCATGTGTTGATCACGAGGCAATAAATAATCACAATGAAAAACTAAAGAGACagttggtttattttgatcTGTGCTTCCCATTTTTACCGGTCGGAGTTATGAGTTATTGTATaagactgaaacatggagagcaCAGCTACATTTCGGAGATGTCACATGTTTAGAGTATTCAAATGATTGTTCAGCGTTGTTGGCTAGCTGTTTTTAGACGTATACGTCTTTATCTGTGCATGTACATTTAGATAAGCCACATTCATTGTACTTAACGCTGATTCTGattatataaataacaatatattaataGAGGTAGTTTGCTGTTTCTGTAAAACTGAGCAACAGGGCTATTGGGTCTCCGAGGTTACA is part of the Cyclopterus lumpus isolate fCycLum1 chromosome 7, fCycLum1.pri, whole genome shotgun sequence genome and harbors:
- the ccm2l gene encoding cerebral cavernous malformations 2 protein-like, giving the protein MDYEPKKSKKSFVSPIKRLVWSKSGRRPVDRGSVYRRPLHTVPLYPPDYLIHPERLIFDYVEKEVKFLGHLTWVSVSLNPSSRDELLQLLDTARQLKVLPLKTSVDQDCILSLSARCLLLTWRDNEKLLVRIPTHEIAAASYLRDDALHLLVLKTGLNVDTVVAGEDSLDRKKPTTGVDGRRQTMSCNADPRPAGGTMERRHTICGVDWRQSLSRSNHDKKPKWGGGGGGGGGGGEKGGGSLERKRVGGSWERRQQTRKTGGSWENRRARPTSGSWGVGVGSGGGGSWERRGGGSGGGGSWERRGGGSGGGGSWERRQACTGSWERGKSYGSWERRNHNPLEPTPCPDAYCNLVLLAVENRDAAEEYCSLICQMFQIIYGHQTIECVDRSGFHHSVPDRYWLERSDSCLTDMSYGYDPEFSCCSSYDGSQDAFELYYSETYSESSSLSLQDSHRSLASASEGGDSNPALLLMQEYMITLRNKLSPVELQHFAVLLREYRLASNIDHFCSALLQLYGDNRKFLLMGMRPFIPDKDVGVFESFLESIGIREGGILTDSFGRIKRSMSNTSATAMRGYDNCSLASGSQEFNRRITDITHDIQALGFQDTHGDIEEEDYYL